The genome window TCACCCAATGGCGATTATGTGTGGTGTAGTAGGTGCATTATCAGCATTCTACCATGACTCCTTAGATATCAATGACCCAAGACATCGTGAAGTTTCAGCATTCCGTCTGATTGCTAAAATTCCTACGATTGCTGCGATGGTATACAAGTACAGCATTGGTCAGCCATTCATGTATCCTAAAAATGAGCTGAGCTATTCGGAAAACTTCCTTCACATGATGTTCAACACACCTGCTGAAGAAAAACCGATCAATCCTGTAATTGCTCGCGCAATGGATCGTATTTTCTTACTTCACGCAGACCACGAACAGAACGCATCTACTTCAACTGTGCGTCTCGCTGGCTCAACAGGTGCAAATCCATTTGCATGTATTGCAGCTGGTATTGCAGCCCTTTGGGGACCTGCTCACGGCGGTGCTAATGAAGCTGTTCTTAAAATGCTGGATGAGATCGGTACTGCCGACAATATTCCTGAGTTCATTGAGAAAGCCAAAGACAAGAACGACCCATTCCGTCTAATGGGCTTCGGTCACCGTGTTTACAAGAACTACGACCCACGCGCTAAGGTAATGAAGCAAACGTGTGACGAAGTTCTTGAAGAACTAGGCCTGCAAGACGATCCACAGCTTAAAATGGCTATGGAACTTGAGAAAATTGCACTAGAAGACGAGTACTTCGTTAAGCGCAACCTATACCCTAACGTTGACTTCTACTCTGGCATTATCTTGAAAGCGATCGGCATTCCAACAGAAATGTTTACTGTTATCTTTGCTACTGGACGTACTCCAGGATGGATTGCTCACTGGCATGAAATGATTGGCGGA of Litoribrevibacter albus contains these proteins:
- the gltA gene encoding citrate synthase codes for the protein MADKKAQLTIDGKTLDLPVYSGTVGPDVIDVRSLTGEGYFTYDPGFVSTAACESAITYIDGEKGVLLHRGYPIEQLAEKATFLETCHLLLFGELPTEEEKAKFEDIITHHTMVHDQLSDFFHGFRRDSHPMAIMCGVVGALSAFYHDSLDINDPRHREVSAFRLIAKIPTIAAMVYKYSIGQPFMYPKNELSYSENFLHMMFNTPAEEKPINPVIARAMDRIFLLHADHEQNASTSTVRLAGSTGANPFACIAAGIAALWGPAHGGANEAVLKMLDEIGTADNIPEFIEKAKDKNDPFRLMGFGHRVYKNYDPRAKVMKQTCDEVLEELGLQDDPQLKMAMELEKIALEDEYFVKRNLYPNVDFYSGIILKAIGIPTEMFTVIFATGRTPGWIAHWHEMIGGNNRIGRPRQLYTGETKRDL